One segment of Gadus chalcogrammus isolate NIFS_2021 chromosome 8, NIFS_Gcha_1.0, whole genome shotgun sequence DNA contains the following:
- the LOC130387971 gene encoding uncharacterized protein LOC130387971: protein MFSIANDAPGPSDGGTGFKGKQMKLLETKQVSQKTVDQAILRFIVQGPQPFSLVEKPSFQDLIVELQPRSAVMSRTTVRRKIDSATSKMKESLKNVMKEQDENNNEELVAEGTIEEVGEDCDASDGEEEVELIDVEAILEEDDGLQYQLPKHHRYSPADIAFLGEYVTTMSPVAKSLNKLQGEVNIQMGWLLPTITTLTTKLEKSRPSLRFCKPLVDALLEGLRKRFESMMSEPELIAAAILVPRFKTSWTSNDTVLQLGLSYIKTHLPEHDEGLRSPDTTASSSEDDDFFSNVKPTLSNEISQQLDGYLAATADGVNTVAPYPAVRNLSLKLNTALPASAACERLFSIAGLLFTPRRGSIHSQNFENQLLLKLNKEFIKFD from the exons atgttttcaattgctaacGACGCGCCTGGGCCATCGGATGGTGGAACAGGCTTCAAGGGGAAGCAAATGAAGCTGTTGGAGACCAAGCAGGTGTCTCAGAAGACGGTTGATCAGGCTATCCTCCGCTTCATCGTTCAAGGTCCCCAGCCCTTCTCCCTGGTTGAGAAACCATCCTTTCAAGACCTTATTGTAGAATTGCAACCGAGAAGTGCTGTCATGTCCCGCACAACTGTGCGGCGTAAGATTGATTCAGCTACATCTAAAATGAAAGAAAGTCTCAAGAACGTAATGAAAGAG CAGGACGAAAATAACAATGAAGAGTTAGTTGCAGAAGGCACAATCGAAGAAGTAGGAGAAGATTGTGATGCATCTGATGGTGAAGAGGAGGTGGAACTCATTGATGTGGAAGCCATTCTGGAGGAAGATGATGGGCTTCAGTATCAGCTGCCGAAACATCATCG GTACAGTCCGGCTGACATAGCCTTTTTAGGGGAATATGTCACCACCATGAGTCCAGTTGCGAAGTCCTTGAACAAACTACAAGGTGAAGTCAACATTCAGATGGGCTGGCTGCTCCCGACAATCACCACCCTCACAACCAAGCTTGAAAAGTCCAGACCCTCACTCAGATTTTGCAAGCCACTTGTTGATGCTCTTCTTGAAGGTTTGAGGAAGCGGTTTGAGAGCATGATGTCAGAGCCAGAGCTAATTGCAGCAGCCATACTTGTTCCAAGGTTCAAAACCTCCTGGACCAGCAATGACACAGTCCTACAGCTTG GCCTTAGTTACATCAAGACACATCTGCCAGAACATGATGAAGGTCTTCGGTCTCCTGATACCACAGCATCCTCTTCTGAAGATGATGACTTCTTCTCCAATGTCAAGCCTACACTTTCCAATGAGATAAGTCAGCAACTTGATGGATACCTAGCCGCTACAGCTGATGGAGTGAATACAGTGGCCCCCTATCCAGCTGTGCGTAACCTCTCACTAAAGCTCAACACAGCCCTGCCAGCTTCAGCAGCGTGTGAAAGGCTTTTTAGCATTGCCGGTTTGCTTTTCACCCCAAGAAGGGGATCAATTCATTCACAGAATTTTGAGAA